A region of the bacterium genome:
AGCCCAACGCCCCTCAAGGCCCGATCAGTAGCTGCGCAGGAGCCCTCGCACGACGCCGCGGATCTGGACATCCTCGGCGGGAACTTCGATCGGCCGGAGCGTCTGGTTGGCAGGCTCCAGGATCACTTTGGGGCCCTTCTTGTAGAACTTCTTGAGCGTCGCTTCGGAGCCGCGCACCAGTGCGACGACCGTCTCTCCGTTGCGGGCCTCTGGGCGGCTCTCGATGACGACGAGGTCACCGTCCTGGATGTGCTCATCGATCATCGAATCGCCGCGCACCTGGAGAACGAAGCTCTCGCCGCGCCGACGCACCATTTCCTGAGGCACCGCGACGCGCTCGTCCACCTCGAAGGCCTCGATCGGGGCGCCTGCCGCGACCGTGCCGAGCAGCGGGAGTTCCACGAGGCCGGTCCGCTCCTCGTCCATGGGCTCGACCGAGCGGGAGCGATTCCAGGCCTTCTTCAGGAAGCCCTTCTCCACCAGGTGCTGGACGTGCTTGTGGACCGTCGCCACGGAGGAGAGCCCGAACGCTTGTCCGATCTCCTCCAGGCTCGGCGAATAGCCCTTCTCATCTACGAATTGGCGAATGAAATCGTAGATTTCTCGCTGGCGACGGGTCAGGGCCACGAAACGGCCTCCAAACGGTGATTTCGCCGGAGATTCGCCGAACAGAAGGCGAAGGTCAAGCAAGAACCCAAGAAAAACAGGGTGCTGACTTGACCTTGAAAAACTCGTGCATACCGTCCGGGCTGGTTTGGCAAACACTCGCGTCGAGTGCTAACTCGACCCGCTCGGATCGTTCCGATCCGAGTCATCCCCAACGCCCGCCCCACCCCCATCCCGGGTGAGGGTCTCGGAGGAGTTCGCTGGTATGAAGATCCGACCGCTCCAGGACAGGATCCTGGTCAAGCGCCTGGACGAAGAAGAGAAGACCGCCGGGGGAATCATCATCCCCGATTCGGCCAAGGAGAAGCCCCAGGAAGGCGTCGTCATCGGCGCAGGAGGAGGCAAGGTCCGCGAAGACGGCACCGTTCAACCCTTGGACGTGAAGAAGGGCGACAAGGTGCTGTTCAGCAAATATGCGGGCACTGAAGTCAACCTGGACGGCGAAGAGCACCTGATCATCCGCGAGGACGACGTCCTCGGGGTTCTGGAGTAACTGGTAATGGCAAAAGAAATCAAATTCGATCAGGAAGCGCGGCAGAAGCTCCTGAGCGGCGTCAATGGCCTGGCCAACGCCGTGCGCGTGACGCTCGGACCCAAGGGCCGCAATGTGATCATCGAGAAGAGCTTCGGCTCTCCGACCGTCACCAAGGACGGCGTCACCGTGGCCAAGGAAGTCGAGTTCGACGACCGGTTCGAGAACATGGGCGCGCAGATGGTGAAGGAGGTCGCATCGAAGACTTCCGACGTGGCCGGTGACGGCACCACGACCGCCACCGTCCTGGCTCAGGCCATCTACCGCGAGGGCAGCAAGCTCGTGGTGGCCGGCATGAACCCGATGGAGCTGAAGCGCGGCATCGAGAAGGCCGTCGAATCCATTGTGGGCGAGCTCCAGAAGCTCTCGAAGCCGACCCGCGACTCGGAAGAGATCGCTCAGGTGGGCACCATCTCGGCGAATAGCGACGAGACGATCGGTGCGATGCTGGCCGAGGCCATGCAGAAGGTCGGCAACGAGGGTGTGATCACGGTCGAGGAAGCCAAGTCCATGGACTCGGTCCTCGAGGTGGTCGAGGGCATGCAGTTCGATCGCGGCTACCTGTCGCCGTACTTCGTGACCGACCCGGACCGCATGGAAGCGGCCCACGACGAGCCGATGATCCTGCTCCACGAGAAGAAGATCTCGAACATGAAGGATCTGCTTCCCGTCCTCGAGCAGGTCGCTCGCCAGGGCAAGCCGCTGATCATCGTGGCCGAAGACATCGACGGCGAGGCTCTCGCCACGCTCGTGGTCAACAAGATCCGTGGAACGCTGAACGTGGCCGCCGTGAAGGCCCCGGGCTTCGGTGACCGCCGCAAGGCCATGCTGCAGGACATGGCTGTCCTGACCGGTGGCCAGGTGATCGCCGAGGAGCTCGGTCTCAAGCTCGAGAACGTGACCCTCAAGGATCTCGGCAAGGCCAAGCGCGTGCTGATCGACAAGGACAACACGACGATCATCGATGGCGCCGGAAGCAAGAAGTCGATCGAGGGCCGCTGTGCGGAGATTCGAGGTCAGATCGAATCGACCTCCTCCGACTACGATCGGGAGAAGCTCCAGGAGCGGCTCGCGAAGCTGGCCGGTGGTGTGGCCGTCGTGAAGGTGGGCGCCGCGACCGAAGCGGAGATGAAGGAGAAGAAGGCCCGCGTCGAGGACGCACTCCACGCAACCCGTGCTGCAGTCGAGGAGGGCATCGTCCCCGGCGGTGGCGTGGCGTTGCTGCGGAGCCAGAAGTCGCTCGACGGCGCGGAGAAGGACCTGAACGACGAGCAGGCTGCGGGTGTCTCGATCATTCGCCGGGCCATCGAGGAGCCGCTGCGGCGGATCGCGGAGAACGCTGGCGTCGAGGGCTCGATCGTGATCGACAAGGTCAAGAACGCGAAGGGCGCCAACGGCTTCAACGCCGCGACCGAGGAGTACGAGGACCTGCTGAAGGCCGGCGTCATCGACCCCACCAAGGTCGTTCGCGCAGCCCTGCAGAACGCGGCCAGCGTGGCCTCACTCCTGCTGACGACCGAAGCCATGATCGCCGACAAGCCCGAAGAAAAGGGCGCCGGCGGTGGTGGTGGCGGCGGCATGCCCGATATGGGCGGCATGGGCGGTATGCCCGGCATGATGTAGGCGTCCTCGGACGTGCTCATCCCACCGCCCCGGAGCTTCCGCTCCGGGGCGGTTCTTTTTTGAGGCGCATGCCGGCCGCTCAAGGCTCCGGGGGGTCGGGCCGAAACGACCCGTGTGGACGAGCGTCAGAGCCAGGAGCGGCTCGCGAAACGGCTGACTGCGATGGGACTCGAGGTCGAGATCCTGGCCGGTGGCCGCTGTCTGCGCGGCGTCTTGTCGCTCGCTCACGAACCGTTCTTGACGCCCTCTGGGCCCCTCACGGTCTCCAGCATCGAGTTTGCCAGTGTGGGCCCCCAGCGCATCAAATGCCTGAGGCCCGCTTCCTTCTTCCAGCTGCCCATCATCTCGATCGCCGGCTGCGGAGAAGCCTCCGAGCTGGAGGGACGCATCCGCGCGGCCTGGATCGATCACATGGCGGGCCAGCGGAACCTGCGAAGCCAACTCGTGGAATCGCAGCTCGCCCATGAGAGCGAATGGGACGAGGCCGGCCTGGCACTCTCGGTCGGCCAGGATGATCCCGGCGCCCGGGCCCGTTGGATCGAGGGACGAACGTTCGCCCTCCCCTCGCCGGGCCCACTTGCCGGCCATGCCCTGGCGAGAGCCTCCGACCGGGTCATCGACCTACCGGCCGAGGCTCGCTCTGCTTCGGAGATCGAGATCGCCATCACCTCATGCCTGGATGAACTCACGCGACAGCTCGACCAACGTGAAGCCCGACGCCGGCGCCGCAGCGCCCTGGAGGGTGATGAAAGCCCGGCCGAGCCTCTGCACCCGGTCTTCCGGGGTCGCGACCGCCAGATCCTGCTGGTCGGTCCGCAGCTCGCCGAGGATGCGGCGCTCGACGCAGCACTGCGCCAACGGGGCTTTCGCACGACCCAGGCTCGCGGTGCGGACAGCGCGCGCCGGGCGTTCGACGAGAGCTCATTCGAAGTGGTCGTGACCGACGCGGTTCTGGACCGGGCCGAAGGCCTCGAGCTGATTCCGACCCTGGCCGACGTACCTGGCATCGGGCAGCTGCCGGTCGTCCTGATCGACGACCGGGCCCGCGAAGGCCGAAGGGAGGCCGCTCGGGCCCTCGGCGCCGCCGGATACCTCGTGCGCCCACTCGACCCCCAGCGCCTGGCCGCGGGCCTGGAGCGCATGCTGGTCGAACGCCCGCGCCGCCGCTTCGACCGCTTCGCACGCAAACTGGCTGTGGCGTGGACAGACGGCTGCGACGGGTTCACGACCGTCGTCGGCCGGCTCGGAATGTTCGTCTCGACGGGGCGACAGAGCTCCCCGGGTGCCCTCGAGAGCGTGGAACTCGCGCTCCCCGAAACGGGGGAGCGCGTTTCCATGGACGTCGAAACCCTCTACCGCGTGGATCCCCGCGGCGGACGCGATCCCGGCATCGGCGTGCGCATCCGCGCCTTCTCGGACGATCACGAGAGCCTATGGATCGACTATCTGACGGCCCTCGAAGGTGCGACTGGCTAGCGCTGGCTCAGCCCAGCTTTGCGCGGGCCTTGTCGATATCGCTGTCCATGATCGTCTTGCGCTTGTCGGCGATCGCAGAGGCGTGAGCCTCACGCGCAAGCCGCGCAAGAAAATCTTCCGTGGCTTCGACCGCTCGGTCGATCGCCGATCCAGAAACCCTGAGCCCGTCGCCATGTTTGGTGATGAGCCGCTTCACGACCGCGTTCGGCAAGTCTGCCATTCGTACCTCCTGCGTGGTGTCTCGCTGGTGTGAAACAAACAGCGGCCGAGGGGGATTGTCAAACCCGTCGATTGTAGTGTTCTACCCTCAGCTATTTCGAGCCGCTTCCTCAGCCGCTCTCACCACCTCGCCAAGAGACCGGTTCTCGCGACGGGCCGCACGCTTGCAATCGTCGTACTCGGCGGACACTTCGAGTTGGCCGTCGGGAGCGGTGACGAACTTCACGCGGATCTTCCCGAAATCGGTGTCCACTCGGCGCACTTCACGCGGCAGGATCAGGCGATCCGCTTCCAGGCAGCGGACGCCGAGACTGCCCGTCACGGAGAGCAAGCGCGTTGCCATCGGAATGCGATCGGCCGGGGTCGTGAGCACGCGCAGGAGAAAACCCGGCCGATTCTTCTTCGTCTGCACATGCTGGAGCGAGACGTCGAGCGCACCCGCCTCGAGCAGCTGCTCCATCACGTGATCGAAATGCTCGGGAACCAGATCATCCAGATTCGCCTCGAGACAGACGACCCGATCCGCGCCACCGCCGCTCTCCCGCCCGATCACCACACGCAACACATTCGGGAGAGGACCCGGCCGATCGTTCCCGGCGCCGTGGCCAATCGCCTCGATGGTCATCGCCGGGAGCCCGGTGAACTCGTCGGCGAGTGTGCGCAAGATCGCCGCGCCGGTGGGGGTGATCGTCTCCCAGTTCACGTGGGCGGGCACGGTCGGCACCCCACGCAACAACTCGAACGTGGCCGGTGCCGGAAGAGGAAGTCGGCCGTGCTCGGTTTCTACGACACCTTCGCCCAACGCCACCGGCCCTACCGTGACACGCTCGATCCCCATCGCGTTCACCGCAATGGCAGCACCCGTGATATCGACGATGGCGTCCACGGCGCCCACCTCGTGGAAGTGGACCTTCTCGATCGGAATGCCATGCACGCGTGCCTCCGCCCGGGCCAGGACGGCGAAGATCGCCTGGGCCTGGTCACGCACCTGCGCGTCGAGCTTTGCAGCGTCGAGCAGACGACGAATCGTATCGAAGTGACGGTGGGGATGGTGATGACCATGCCGGGGCTTCGGCACCTTCACATCCACATAGGGCGCGGCCAGGGCGCCTCGCTTCGCGCGGCGGACGACCAGGCGATGATCCACACCGAGGCCGCCGAGCGCCTCCGTGAGCTTTCGACGCGGCAAGCCCGCGTCGAGCATCGCACCCAGGAACATATTGCCAGCAGCGCCAGAGAACGGATCCAGATGGAGAACGCGACGCCCCCCCGCGGGCGCCTTCGGCTTGGGTTTCGCCACGCTCAGAGCCTGTTGATGAGGGTCGCCACGGTCGCAGCGCCAAAACCGTTGTCGATGTTCACCACTGTCACATTCGATGCGCAGCTGTTCAACATGGCGAGTAGCGCCGCGAGGCCACCGAACGAAGCGCCGTAACCGACGCTGGTGGGCACGGCGATCACCGGCTTGTCGATCAGCCCTCCGACCACCGAGGCCAGGGCTCCCTCCATGCCAGCGACTGCGATCACCACACGAGCGCTCCGAAGCAATCGGCTCTCGCCTAACAGACGGTGCAGGCCGGCAACGCCGACGTCAGCGAGTAGCTCCACCTTGTTCCCGAAGCGCCTGGCCACGCCGGCTGCTTCTCGCGCGACCGGGAGATCCGACGTTCCCGCGCAGACCACGGCGATCGTTCCCTTGCCACGAATCTCGACCTCGGCCGGCCCGAACCAGAGCAACCGAGAGGCCTCGTCGTATTCTCCGCCAGGCAGTAGAGCCAGGATTTGCTGGGCAGCCGCCGGCTCGATCCGCGTCGCGAGCGGCGATTGGCCCGCCTCCACCAACGCCCGCGCGATCTCCGCGATCTGTCCCGGCTCCTTGCCGAGCCCGAAGATCACCTCGGGGAGACCCTGACGAAGCGCCCGGTGGACATCGACGCGAGCCGCCCCCGATGGCGTCTCGATCGCAGGCGGCTGGGCGAGCGCTTCGAG
Encoded here:
- a CDS encoding response regulator — protein: MDERQSQERLAKRLTAMGLEVEILAGGRCLRGVLSLAHEPFLTPSGPLTVSSIEFASVGPQRIKCLRPASFFQLPIISIAGCGEASELEGRIRAAWIDHMAGQRNLRSQLVESQLAHESEWDEAGLALSVGQDDPGARARWIEGRTFALPSPGPLAGHALARASDRVIDLPAEARSASEIEIAITSCLDELTRQLDQREARRRRRSALEGDESPAEPLHPVFRGRDRQILLVGPQLAEDAALDAALRQRGFRTTQARGADSARRAFDESSFEVVVTDAVLDRAEGLELIPTLADVPGIGQLPVVLIDDRAREGRREAARALGAAGYLVRPLDPQRLAAGLERMLVERPRRRFDRFARKLAVAWTDGCDGFTTVVGRLGMFVSTGRQSSPGALESVELALPETGERVSMDVETLYRVDPRGGRDPGIGVRIRAFSDDHESLWIDYLTALEGATG
- the groL gene encoding chaperonin GroEL (60 kDa chaperone family; promotes refolding of misfolded polypeptides especially under stressful conditions; forms two stacked rings of heptamers to form a barrel-shaped 14mer; ends can be capped by GroES; misfolded proteins enter the barrel where they are refolded when GroES binds); its protein translation is MAKEIKFDQEARQKLLSGVNGLANAVRVTLGPKGRNVIIEKSFGSPTVTKDGVTVAKEVEFDDRFENMGAQMVKEVASKTSDVAGDGTTTATVLAQAIYREGSKLVVAGMNPMELKRGIEKAVESIVGELQKLSKPTRDSEEIAQVGTISANSDETIGAMLAEAMQKVGNEGVITVEEAKSMDSVLEVVEGMQFDRGYLSPYFVTDPDRMEAAHDEPMILLHEKKISNMKDLLPVLEQVARQGKPLIIVAEDIDGEALATLVVNKIRGTLNVAAVKAPGFGDRRKAMLQDMAVLTGGQVIAEELGLKLENVTLKDLGKAKRVLIDKDNTTIIDGAGSKKSIEGRCAEIRGQIESTSSDYDREKLQERLAKLAGGVAVVKVGAATEAEMKEKKARVEDALHATRAAVEEGIVPGGGVALLRSQKSLDGAEKDLNDEQAAGVSIIRRAIEEPLRRIAENAGVEGSIVIDKVKNAKGANGFNAATEEYEDLLKAGVIDPTKVVRAALQNAASVASLLLTTEAMIADKPEEKGAGGGGGGGMPDMGGMGGMPGMM
- the larC gene encoding nickel pincer cofactor biosynthesis protein LarC gives rise to the protein MAKPKPKAPAGGRRVLHLDPFSGAAGNMFLGAMLDAGLPRRKLTEALGGLGVDHRLVVRRAKRGALAAPYVDVKVPKPRHGHHHPHRHFDTIRRLLDAAKLDAQVRDQAQAIFAVLARAEARVHGIPIEKVHFHEVGAVDAIVDITGAAIAVNAMGIERVTVGPVALGEGVVETEHGRLPLPAPATFELLRGVPTVPAHVNWETITPTGAAILRTLADEFTGLPAMTIEAIGHGAGNDRPGPLPNVLRVVIGRESGGGADRVVCLEANLDDLVPEHFDHVMEQLLEAGALDVSLQHVQTKKNRPGFLLRVLTTPADRIPMATRLLSVTGSLGVRCLEADRLILPREVRRVDTDFGKIRVKFVTAPDGQLEVSAEYDDCKRAARRENRSLGEVVRAAEEAARNS
- the lexA gene encoding transcriptional repressor LexA translates to MALTRRQREIYDFIRQFVDEKGYSPSLEEIGQAFGLSSVATVHKHVQHLVEKGFLKKAWNRSRSVEPMDEERTGLVELPLLGTVAAGAPIEAFEVDERVAVPQEMVRRRGESFVLQVRGDSMIDEHIQDGDLVVIESRPEARNGETVVALVRGSEATLKKFYKKGPKVILEPANQTLRPIEVPAEDVQIRGVVRGLLRSY
- the larB gene encoding nickel pincer cofactor biosynthesis protein LarB → MEREQARALLEAVRSGELDTDEALEALAQPPAIETPSGAARVDVHRALRQGLPEVIFGLGKEPGQIAEIARALVEAGQSPLATRIEPAAAQQILALLPGGEYDEASRLLWFGPAEVEIRGKGTIAVVCAGTSDLPVAREAAGVARRFGNKVELLADVGVAGLHRLLGESRLLRSARVVIAVAGMEGALASVVGGLIDKPVIAVPTSVGYGASFGGLAALLAMLNSCASNVTVVNIDNGFGAATVATLINRL
- a CDS encoding co-chaperone GroES, whose product is MKIRPLQDRILVKRLDEEEKTAGGIIIPDSAKEKPQEGVVIGAGGGKVREDGTVQPLDVKKGDKVLFSKYAGTEVNLDGEEHLIIREDDVLGVLE